The genomic DNA GATGAGATGGGTCAAATCTTGATAGGTCAATCAAATGGAACTATTAAACATGaatgttttgacttttttcttttgatttgtagCAGTGGGAAACCTTGAAATGTCTCCAACTGTTAGCCTTATTTACATATCTGGGTTCACAATATATGCATTTACATACCAGTCGATGATATCGCAATTCGCAactcaatcaatcaaaattaccagttcattgattttgttcatggCCATGTTTATCACAGTATCAGCACAGGTAGCCAACTAGTGGCTTTGCATTTGTCTACAGCTTTGCTGTGACATATGCAGTATTTACTGGCTTTCCAGCCATCAACACAATAGTCTGCTTAGGTTTATTCCATTGATTTGTAATGGCACCACTATCAATGGTTCCTTCAGTATACTATGCTATAAGCTCACAGGGCAAGCCATCTGTTATAAATCTTTCAAGATTAAAAATACCAAGAATATTCTTTAAAGGATAATATTAAATTATAATATGGCTTGGTATGGATCCAGTATTATTCAGTCTACCTCACCACAGTTCGTGTCTTGATCTGCAGGATGCGAGAAGTTGATGTTGGACCCGGTAAGGCCCTTCTGATCAAGGACCTTGGAGCGTACACTGCAATAGGTCACAAATGTACACACTATGGAGCACCACTTGTCAAAGGTACTTTAGATGTCAAATATAGTAATTCCAATTATCTATTTTCACATCTTTTGCTGTCATTTGAACCTAGTGAAGCTGTTTGTGAGTCAAGGGTATTTTTTCAGACTCTATAAAAACTGCAGAGTACATGCACAGGAATTACTCCAGAAATCATTCACTTGACAGAAACAGTTTAGAAATATGCTAAGGTATTCTTGCATTTTGAAGAGACAGAGTAGAGATTTAATCAGAATACATCGTATACATTGAGCTGTTGCTTCTCAAGCTGTacacatggaatattttaagaGGCATGAAAACGTCTTTCTGGAACTTGTCATTTGCCAAGAAAAAACTACCAGCACCTTACATCAGAAAAACCTAGTAATGGTATTTGATCTTTTCTGAACAAATCCTAAGAGATACCATTCTGTATTTAGTGTTAGAATTGAGTTTTTCATCCTGAAATGTTAAgttgtataaaattaccaagtAGGTTTATAAAGCTCATGTATATTATTAATAAGTGATGATTAATTTTCTGTGTATGTCTCCTATCTAATGACATCACTATTCTTCTAGGTGTTTTGTGCAATGGTAGAGTTCGTTGCCCCTGGCATGGTGCATGCTTTAACATCCAAAGCGGTGATATTGAAGACTTCCCAGGCTTGGATGGAGTACAGAAATTTGAGGTGAAACACTTAGCAAAACTCAGAAGGCATTTGATCAATGAGACTGACTCTGGTAATTCCTTTCAAAGCAGTGAGAATAACCTGTCATCAAGATTTTATGACTCAGTGTGAAGGGATCTGTCATTCATGAAATTCTCTGTTGAACTTTTAGTATGATTTGATTTTGTGCATTTTATAAATTGTCATTGAAAATGCCTACATCCAACAGAGCCTTTGTAGTAACATTTCTAAGTGTTGGAGCAACAGAACTTATTGTCTGTAAATACTTAGCTCTGTTACTGAACCAAACTTTTTTAAGGGTTGGGATTTAGCTGAGGGGTTTTGACTGCAATGTCTTTGTAATAGTGACTTAGTGCCAGACTGTGTGAGTTCTACTCTGCATATTGTTTGAAGAAGTCTTGAATTGGCTAACACACTACTCTGTGACAAGGCCATCTGAATCCAGCAACATTTCATGGACAGTGACAAATTCATGTCAAACTCTCAtgggtatacatgtatatcctcATGTATTGCTAGTTATGGTGAAGAACTTTAAGCTGTAGTTCTGGATTAACAAGGTAACATTTCTACATTTCAGGTTGACATCAAGGATGataatgtcattgtaaagacacATAAGAAGGTATGATAAACAACATTTTATCTGTCATTATATGACTACATTGACTACATCATTACATCATTATCACTTTGATATTGGCCAGAGTTCTCTTGCTGATCTTTCTTTCTAGTAAGTAAGTTGATCTATTAATTGATTTTATGTGTTCCCTGACATGAAGAGAAAAATCAGAACTTTGTTTGACAAAGTGAAGTCATCAAAGATGTTATTTTTTGAAAGCTGGTGTTTATGTGTAAACATTTATCATTTTAGGAGGGTAACACTTTTGTCCCACACACTTAAAGGTTCAACGATTAAAACCCTTTCAAATTTATTTGAACCAGGCACTGGAGAAGACCAGAAGAATCAAAGAAATGAGTAGCCGTTCACCTGATGAAGAAGTCAATGTAGTTCTGATTGGAGGAGGTGATATCTTGGTTTTTGTTCTTATCTGTGTGATGTGTTTTTATTACagcaaattgtatttttttctgtcagaaaagtaaCCGATAGTCACAGTAATGCTCTGAACTAAGGTGATATGTGAATGAAATGAGAATTCTTATATAAATGCTTTACAATCAACTGGAAATGTTATTTCAGTGTTTATAGCACTTTTGAATGTACGTTtgtaaatacaaaattgaaagaattaaacCGAAAGAGGTCTCTGAGATAGGATATTGTACTACAGGATAAGATGATATGCTGCATGGCTGTATCTCATTCTTACTCCAGTTTGATCATAATGAAatcatcagaaaatttgactttatctCATTTGTACACATACCTAAAAGTAAGTCTCCAATCACTAAGATGAGTTATTAGTAAAGGTGACACTCCTTTACCCGATCATAACAATGGAGCCACTTATACCAATGGGACTAACATACAGTACTCCCACTGGTttcaatgtacacaaaggtttgATGGGTATCCAAACACAGTGGATTCATACATCTGTGTTTGTCACCAGGTGCTGCATCCAGTGTTTGCGCAGAGACACTCAGACAAGAAGGATTCAAAGGAAGAATTGTCATAGCAACCAAGGAAAAACATCTTCCTTATGACAGACCTAAACTCAGTAAGGTATGACATCATATGTGGTACATGTTATCTGCTTGCCTCTCAGCTCATATTTTAAATGTCTACTCTGAAAGATACCCAGCACTACTATCAATCTTGCATCAGTGTAGAATTAGTGAAAATATCTTTGCATATACTGATATGTGGCTGTTTGTAACAATATGCTAATTCATGAattaaatcaacatttcatTCAACGTTCATTGTAATAAGAAGTACAGAGATGCCGGTAGTTGTGACAAAGGGATGTAGTAATCATAGTTGAAAAGGACAGCATGAGGAAGGAGGTACATGTAGCAGGGCAGATTTTAAGGAACAATCAGTAGATAATTATGatgatggtaatgatgatgataatgatgatggtaatgatgatgatgattattattatattgCTGCCTTTTGTGCtgctaatgatgatgatgatgatgatgatgatgatgatgatattgacaATTAaccatgatgatgataatagaGGTTAATAATGACAATCACGATAGTGTTCTCTCTGATATAATTCAGGCTTTGGACAGTTCTGCATCAGACATTGCCCTCAGAGACCAGAATTTctactctgtctatgatattgaAGTGATGACAGAGAGTGAAGCTGTTTCCATAGATACTGTACTAAATGCTGTCACATTCCAAAATGGAGACAGTATCAACTATGATCATCTGCTCATTGCAACAGGTGGAAGGTATGTGACAAACATTTGTAGATGTATTTTTGTTCACCGCTACATCTCTTGGGATTGTAGTTGTACTTTTCCTCATTgatgaacttttgaaactaaATAATTACAAATCACATGATTGTGTATGTTCGGTTCTGTAATGGGCTGTATATGACAAGTAAGGGGCCTTTGATCAGAAGACAAGCATGTGTAGCATAGCTAATTCCTATCACTACAAAGCAATGAAACTGATTCAATGTGCAtgtatcaaaaattacaatgacGATAATACAATCTATCATTCAATTAATTTGACATGGAGTGTAATTTTGTAGGCAAGTACGGGATGTACCGGTAGTCGGCACCAACATAACAGAATTAAGTTTTTGCATGTATTTGTTTCGTTGTTGATGGCTCCAATTGTCATCCTCTGAAAGATTTAACTTTCATTCATCTTGTAATATCTGTGTACACCTTGACCATGTTGTAAGAATTTCATCTCTAATACCATACAGGGCTTGAATAATGCTTGTCTACCTGTCCCAGGCAGTTTTTAAAAGTTCTTGTCCGAATAGATACTAGGTAGAATTTTCAACTCTAAATCAGAATTACAATCTTTTTCCCTCTACTGTATATGTAAAAATTTCTATCCATGTAACTTAAGAAATTTTTGAAACCCATTCTCAcaagccagagcataatttctgCTCCACTGACCTATGCAAAAATCAAGGggtagcgctaagctgttgccTTAAAGGGGCGCGTGGTTTGTGACAATGTTGAAACCATGATCCGGACATTCAAAGATCTAAAACAAGATAAAAAATATGACGATCGTTTCAACACTGTTAAtaggaggcagccatattggaatatTCAAAATTACACTGTGGAATGCGCTTTTGCCTTATTAACCTGATTAACAACAATGAACGGTGTAACTCAACATAATTAACATTTTCCCTGTAATATCAGCTATCATAGAAACTGTTCAATATGGTTGCCACCTATCAAAAGAGGTGatataaataataattttaatgtaatttcTGTGGACTTTGTCTCGGATGAGTTTAATTCATTTTCTAGGAATGAACAGAATGATTTTTAGTGGACAGGCATTTTATTTActgggacaggtactttttattttaaCCTCTCCAGTGaacaggtggttgaaaaaaaagtatttcgagcTCCGCAACATATATTTACATCCTTGTTACTGTGTATTCATAGAAATACTTTCTTGTCCCACTGCCTTTCTGTGCGTGTCCGTCTGTCAAGAACCAGAATTCATATCATGGTGGTATAGAAGTTAAATCTATTAAACTACAAATTTTAATCTGGTTCTCATTTAACTCACCGTGTATATTGTCTATTATGTTGTCATCTTCTGCAGACCCAGGATACTTCCAATACCAGGTCATGACCTTCAGAATGTGTGTCTTCTCCGTACTCCAGATGATGCAAATGCTATCGCCAAGAATGCTAAAGGCAAACAGGTTGTCATCATTGGCACATCATTTATAGGTATGGCACTGTAATGCAAAATACACTGCCAGGTTGTGAAACATTGGATTCGGatgttttgatatcatcaatacTTTGAAGTTGTCAATATCAAATTCATAGGCAAAATCTATTTACTTTTAAACTAAATAATAATAGATTTctagaaattgatatttattgagAAGTGACTAATTTCAGAAAGCATATAGCAGTGACCATTTTGTAATCGGCAAAGGGATATAGAGATCGCAGTACCATGTATGAGGTAAACATAATTTCACTAGCTCTATTTGATGACTTAAAAATTCGTATTTGTCGTTAGTAGTAAGACCAAACTGCAACTTTTTACTACATGATAACATCACTGTGTAAATTTTAGATTTACAAAATCCGAAATGTTATGTTTGTACTTATTGCATAATGCATGGCTACGTTTGAAAACAGATAATTACATCATCAGAATAGTTTGGTTAAAGTTTCATGATGTGTACTTAGTATTAAATACAAAGGCCAGGAGTGCTGTTTGCATTAAAACGAATTACTACAAGGAGagggaattatgaaaaaatatttttaatgtctTTATCTTTTAAACGAATGTGAAGTATTCCTACATGAAAGTCGAGAATTTTTGTTGGACGGTATTAGAACTGTTTTGAGACGTTTCAAATAATAGCAATCACTGTATCAGACTAGCACATAGCATTATAGATTCATGTTTTACAATACCATAAGCATTGGCAAATGTGTCTGTACAACTACCTACTAATCATAATATTTTGACTCAACTCATAAAATTAAACTATTCCTTCTTATTCTAGCAGTTTCCACTCCATCAACCAATATATTAACCAATTAATTATCTCATCTACCTACcactttcataattttggaatacTACTGGTgcaattttgatgtgaaatctTTAACATTCCAATTGATATTATGTATTCAGAACATCTGCAGGCACTAACTTCACAGTTTTCATATTTGCATCACTGTCATGTCATATAAGAGCACCATATACATGTTCACTCCCAAATTTTGCTGTTTCATGTATTTTCTCATTCAGGAATGGAAGTGGCTGCATACCTCTCTGATAAAGCTGCTAGCATTTCTGCTATAGGGTTAGAAAAGACACCATTTGAACTTGCTGTGGGAGCACAAGTTGGAGGCGCCCTCCAGAGGGTAGTTTTATTTGATCTTTGTTTTTTATCCCTGTGTGACATTTTATGATTGATTTCTGTGTATTGTGTGATTAGGCATGGAAGTGGCCAGCTATCTTGTTGACAAAGCCAATCACATCTCAGTTATTGGTCGCGGTAACACTGCATTTCAAGCAAGTTTAGGAGAGCAGTTAGGAGTAGTACTGCAGAGGGTGAGACTGCTTTTGCTGTGATGTCATAGTATGCTAtgcttcattttgtatttgcatgATTTGAAGGCATTGACACTGTAATAGTTTTAAGCAAAACTAAATAACATTGTTTTAGATTCTCGAAACATAAGATTTTCAATGCATGTCCTTGCAATGCATAAACTAACACTGTAGATATTATAGCATCTCCTTTGACTAGTTACCATAGTTACCAGCACAGCTCTTCTTCAATTGCAATGTAGCTGTGAGAGGTATTAACCAGGGTTTTCATTGATAAGTTAGTTGCAGGGATCATTTATTGCAAATTCACTGTTTGGTGCAGGCAGCACCTACAAGCAAGAGTTTCAATCTAACATTGGTGTAGCCTTcctttaaagttccattagctgtatcttatGGCGATTTTCCGTTAGTTTAAtcgaaatgatcactggctcatgttgaatagcatgtcaaataacagagaatcgcatattattcggaaacattacgtgccctacaactaaataacatgtgattttacaacgaaaatttcaattcttgtccggacagaaatacaaactctgttgacacgcggattgcaacgtaggcattcttctgcacatgcgcgagccatttacagcaatttcaaaataaatattcattacttatgcccggtacttacgtcgtagtccattgtccgagcacgttgcgtagcgaTGTCTGGCTATCCACGACgcgatgttgttttgatcccgcaataaacgtgaacttgtacatctcgcgtgatcgcggcgtcaccattatctgcgttctccccagcacgctgagcgtgccagacgtcaacaaacgagctcggaagggcaacacgtttgaacaaaaattagcagttttatgtggctataacatcactaatcatgtttgtttcttcttaaaacaacattttgcaacaaatatgagcctccaacatggaattttccgaggtaaaaaatggtcaaaagttacaaataatgggcCTTAAGGAAGGCTATGTGGACTCACCAGACCTGACTTGCTGTCATCAGAACATGGGTATCTAACTGCTCTAACCCAATAATTATGCATTCAGGTTTAGTTACTGATCTACCTGACACTGTCTGCACACTAAACCACACACAATATCCATAGTATTTACAGACGAGTAGCTGCCAACACTTTGATATTTACCATCTGATAAATCAATGGGTAAAGTTGTTCCTTCATACCTTGCTAAGTTCATGAAATCCAACAACTCCAATCCAGCAAATCTCTTTGATCAATCTGCATACCCATTCAGAAAGTTTCTCCAGCCACATTCTTGTCTGATCGCGGCGTATTATTTTGTTATGCATCATCACTGTCCTTGAATCATTTGTTAGCATCCATCCTTTCAACAACATTCAAGATTTCAAGTAAAGTCTCTTTGTGAACAAAAGCTAACCAGCAATTTGCCCGTCAAGTTGTAGTGAATTACTAGGTATCTGTCACCTACTACCAAGACAGATAATCAATTTCTTAGATAAGGAAATTCAGCAATCATATCAGGGATCTTCCAGCTACATGTGCATTTTCTGGAAATAGTCTTGGACTGCTGGATAAGACAATATTGACTCACTATCCAAGTTTTAAGTGATCTGGTGACACTTGTAaaagcaaattattttttttcaagtttgaaaAAGGTAGTTTGACTGTGATTTTCAGGTTCAGATTTGAATCCAAGCagttgtttgatttctatagCTTTGACACTGATAGGTTTATGCTAATAGCATGCTACTTGGTTGGTACTAGAAAAAATTCAATTGCATTCGTACACATTCAGTTCAATACATGAATACACTTTATGCCAAGGAAGAAATACAGCAGGATTTGAGACAAGAAGCTCAGGCAGTTCCCACCATTTCCACCACATGAGGACATTTTTTATGTGCAAATGCAGGCCTATGAGGTTACGTGTACAATTCTTTCCTAAccttttgcatattttcaatgcAGAAACCTGACCTCTTGACCCCCACATCAgagtgtctgtgtttttgcagGGCAACACAAGCTTAGCATCAAGAGCAGGAAAGTTGAAGTGAAATCAAGTCCTGCCTATTTTGCATAATCTGTACATGTGATGGTGAATCAGGGTCTGGGAGTTGACTGGGTtccatgaattttgaaaatgctgatGCATTATATATATGTTTTTTGTATCAAATTAAGTTTTTACATCATATGTTCTGGCTATTGTAATTTCACTttcatttacttatttttttatttcattcagatgttggaagcaaagaatgtgaaattctTCATGAACAACAGCGTGAAGGCATTCCATGGAGAGGGCGGTAAACTCAATTCTGTGGAATTAGCATCTGGTGAGACTCTACCAGCTGAACTCTGTGTTGTTGGTGCTGGCGTTGTTCCAACAACTGAATTCCTCAAAGAAAGTGGACTAACTATGAATGCTAGACATCAGCTTTCAGTGGATAAGGTGAGTATGGCAGAAATCAGTTTGATATCAACTTCTGCGTAGATGAAAGGGCTGCCACCTTAGGATGATATTTGTACCTGCACTTCCGTGTGCAAGCAATACCTGAAAGCAACAGCCTAACATAAGTATCACGAGGGAAATACGGAATgttccatttttttcaaaggtaGTGTCATTCATCAATACTGATTTGATCTAATCAATTAGTCTCAGAGTGGTTTAAAGCACCTTTTTGTTATCAGTTGTGCAATTTTCCGCAAAAGTTTGATGAATGGTTTGGTATTTTCTTTCTCTGAGAACAAGTCAACGTGTACATACAGaaggacagtagctgtaataaTGCTGTGGATTTGTGAtttcaaaactcaaaatagttatttacttcatacaaaaaatttgattctGTTGTCATcattacttttttcatttgcatagttaagtTTCTCAGCATATGTGCATACAACAGATAAGAAGCATTAGATAAGGAATGGAATACGTATTAAGTTTCCTAACAtgtgtttttttggttttttgccAAACAGTTCATGAGAACCAGCAAAGCTAATGTGTATGCAGCAGGTGACATTGTAGAATTTCCATTGGCAATGTTAAATGGTGAAAGAGTTAACATACAACATTGGCAAATAGCTCATATGCATGGTAAGTAATAGATTACTGAGTTTTGACAAATAACTCATACAAAATGCATGGCAAGGTGTTAAGGAAAATGTGATGCAGAATATTCATATGTAAACACAATATTTTAATGATGACCTCATCACGCGTCAAGCATTTCCATGTAGTGTGAAGCATCCAATATTGaatcaaatgttcatttttctgTTTCAAAATGCTTTCATGATAGAATTTACCGTATCAGGCTTTTCAGGGCatctaaaaataaatattcaatagACACATGTACACATCGCCAACAATTATTCATGCTTGGCTTTCTTGGAAAGGCAAGTGCTTGATACCGATGTCTTTGGTAGTGttacatcaaaaataaaattattttcagtCAGGACTAAAATTAGTTTCAAACACTAATGCAGTAAAGCTGCTGTCATGGAAAGAATAGTTAGctgccaaatttttgaccacCCTCCACCTAGAATGGTATGCGCCAACATCTCAATCTGATTAAACTGAGCCATCTGTCTGATAGGTGGTGCACTTGTTTCATCTGGTTACAATCAGTCTTAGTTTAGAAGTTTATACTTTGTACCGTGGattgatatttatttcaaatcCCCTTGTgtgtgttctctctctctctctctctctctctctctctctctctctctcaggcc from Ptychodera flava strain L36383 chromosome 12, AS_Pfla_20210202, whole genome shotgun sequence includes the following:
- the LOC139145874 gene encoding apoptosis-inducing factor 3-like isoform X2, translating into MRSKTLSQIFIIFQIRPEAQAGKIFSKPVNTHFTTRGYPQVKAFHQQRFQSSRPRKKYSTFQSSGYTGVINNQLSTFTGKHQSACLYQYNTFSTMGICNSKDANNSHAHTNGTAATNNGKEYGIAAMPKPEKIVPVEAVVCKVDDMKDGEMREVDVGPGKALLIKDLGAYTAIGHKCTHYGAPLVKGVLCNGRVRCPWHGACFNIQSGDIEDFPGLDGVQKFEVDIKDDNVIVKTHKKALEKTRRIKEMSSRSPDEEVNVVLIGGGAASSVCAETLRQEGFKGRIVIATKEKHLPYDRPKLSKALDSSASDIALRDQNFYSVYDIEVMTESEAVSIDTVLNAVTFQNGDSINYDHLLIATGGRPRILPIPGHDLQNVCLLRTPDDANAIAKNAKGKQVVIIGTSFIGMEVASYLVDKANHISVIGRGNTAFQASLGEQLGVVLQRMLEAKNVKFFMNNSVKAFHGEGGKLNSVELASGETLPAELCVVGAGVVPTTEFLKESGLTMNARHQLSVDKFMRTSKANVYAAGDIVEFPLAMLNGERVNIQHWQIAHMHGRIAALNMLGQDTEVNTVPYFWTMMLGKSLRFTGYNVGYDDTVIDGNLDELQFVAYYTRGDNVVAVASMNSDPAVSQAAEMFLAGKEIRKSELQGDKTYWKSLL
- the LOC139145874 gene encoding apoptosis-inducing factor 3-like isoform X3 — its product is MRSKTLSQIFIIFQIRPEAQAGKIFSKPVNTHFTTRGYPQVKAFHQQRFQSSRPRKKYSTFQSSGYTGVINNQLSTFTGKHQSACLYQYNTFSTMGICNSKDEYGIAAMPKPEKIVPVEAVVCKVDDMKDGEMREVDVGPGKALLIKDLGAYTAIGHKCTHYGAPLVKGVLCNGRVRCPWHGACFNIQSGDIEDFPGLDGVQKFEVDIKDDNVIVKTHKKALEKTRRIKEMSSRSPDEEVNVVLIGGGAASSVCAETLRQEGFKGRIVIATKEKHLPYDRPKLSKALDSSASDIALRDQNFYSVYDIEVMTESEAVSIDTVLNAVTFQNGDSINYDHLLIATGGRPRILPIPGHDLQNVCLLRTPDDANAIAKNAKGKQVVIIGTSFIGMEVAAYLSDKAASISAIGLEKTPFELAVGAQVGGALQRMLEAKNVKFFMNNSVKAFHGEGGKLNSVELASGETLPAELCVVGAGVVPTTEFLKESGLTMNARHQLSVDKFMRTSKANVYAAGDIVEFPLAMLNGERVNIQHWQIAHMHGRIAALNMLGQDTEVNTVPYFWTMMLGKSLRFTGYNVGYDDTVIDGNLDELQFVAYYTRGDNVVAVASMNSDPAVSQAAEMFLAGKEIRKSELQGDKTYWKSLL
- the LOC139145874 gene encoding apoptosis-inducing factor 3-like isoform X1: MRSKTLSQIFIIFQIRPEAQAGKIFSKPVNTHFTTRGYPQVKAFHQQRFQSSRPRKKYSTFQSSGYTGVINNQLSTFTGKHQSACLYQYNTFSTMGICNSKDANNSHAHTNGTAATNNGKEYGIAAMPKPEKIVPVEAVVCKVDDMKDGEMREVDVGPGKALLIKDLGAYTAIGHKCTHYGAPLVKGVLCNGRVRCPWHGACFNIQSGDIEDFPGLDGVQKFEVDIKDDNVIVKTHKKALEKTRRIKEMSSRSPDEEVNVVLIGGGAASSVCAETLRQEGFKGRIVIATKEKHLPYDRPKLSKALDSSASDIALRDQNFYSVYDIEVMTESEAVSIDTVLNAVTFQNGDSINYDHLLIATGGRPRILPIPGHDLQNVCLLRTPDDANAIAKNAKGKQVVIIGTSFIGMEVAAYLSDKAASISAIGLEKTPFELAVGAQVGGALQRMLEAKNVKFFMNNSVKAFHGEGGKLNSVELASGETLPAELCVVGAGVVPTTEFLKESGLTMNARHQLSVDKFMRTSKANVYAAGDIVEFPLAMLNGERVNIQHWQIAHMHGRIAALNMLGQDTEVNTVPYFWTMMLGKSLRFTGYNVGYDDTVIDGNLDELQFVAYYTRGDNVVAVASMNSDPAVSQAAEMFLAGKEIRKSELQGDKTYWKSLL
- the LOC139145874 gene encoding apoptosis-inducing factor 3-like isoform X4, whose amino-acid sequence is MRSKTLSQIFIIFQIRPEAQAGKIFSKPVNTHFTTRGYPQVKAFHQQRFQSSRPRKKYSTFQSSGYTGVINNQLSTFTGKHQSACLYQYNTFSTMGICNSKDEYGIAAMPKPEKIVPVEAVVCKVDDMKDGEMREVDVGPGKALLIKDLGAYTAIGHKCTHYGAPLVKGVLCNGRVRCPWHGACFNIQSGDIEDFPGLDGVQKFEVDIKDDNVIVKTHKKALEKTRRIKEMSSRSPDEEVNVVLIGGGAASSVCAETLRQEGFKGRIVIATKEKHLPYDRPKLSKALDSSASDIALRDQNFYSVYDIEVMTESEAVSIDTVLNAVTFQNGDSINYDHLLIATGGRPRILPIPGHDLQNVCLLRTPDDANAIAKNAKGKQVVIIGTSFIGMEVASYLVDKANHISVIGRGNTAFQASLGEQLGVVLQRMLEAKNVKFFMNNSVKAFHGEGGKLNSVELASGETLPAELCVVGAGVVPTTEFLKESGLTMNARHQLSVDKFMRTSKANVYAAGDIVEFPLAMLNGERVNIQHWQIAHMHGRIAALNMLGQDTEVNTVPYFWTMMLGKSLRFTGYNVGYDDTVIDGNLDELQFVAYYTRGDNVVAVASMNSDPAVSQAAEMFLAGKEIRKSELQGDKTYWKSLL
- the LOC139145874 gene encoding apoptosis-inducing factor 3-like isoform X5 produces the protein MPKPEKIVPVEAVVCKVDDMKDGEMREVDVGPGKALLIKDLGAYTAIGHKCTHYGAPLVKGVLCNGRVRCPWHGACFNIQSGDIEDFPGLDGVQKFEVDIKDDNVIVKTHKKALEKTRRIKEMSSRSPDEEVNVVLIGGGAASSVCAETLRQEGFKGRIVIATKEKHLPYDRPKLSKALDSSASDIALRDQNFYSVYDIEVMTESEAVSIDTVLNAVTFQNGDSINYDHLLIATGGRPRILPIPGHDLQNVCLLRTPDDANAIAKNAKGKQVVIIGTSFIGMEVAAYLSDKAASISAIGLEKTPFELAVGAQVGGALQRMLEAKNVKFFMNNSVKAFHGEGGKLNSVELASGETLPAELCVVGAGVVPTTEFLKESGLTMNARHQLSVDKFMRTSKANVYAAGDIVEFPLAMLNGERVNIQHWQIAHMHGRIAALNMLGQDTEVNTVPYFWTMMLGKSLRFTGYNVGYDDTVIDGNLDELQFVAYYTRGDNVVAVASMNSDPAVSQAAEMFLAGKEIRKSELQGDKTYWKSLL